AGAGGAAACTAGTGTTCAAACTCTGGCCTACACGTGCTTAAAAGCTGCAGCGTTGCGCTCAGTTATGACACATCCTGGTCCATTTCTCAGTGTCTGTAATGTTACACTCGCTCGCTGTCTCTATGAGAACCCACTTAACATTGGAAAGTTTAGTGATTTCCGGCCGGTAGCGGTATATTCTGCTTCCTTACGAGCGAAGAATTGGCTACTTCAGCCCTACAGCAGGGTGCACCCTTCTTAAGCGAAGGCCGCTTCCGGCTTCTTGAATCTTGCGTGGGTCTaagctgaaaaaaaaaaaattcgcattgaaaaattttgaacatgAAAATATTTTCACATATAAAAGAGTGGGAAAGGCTAACCATAGTGCTAAGTGAacattttgttttcagaAAGGCTGAATCATCTTTCATTCAGGTGGAAAAATGTCTCTAAGAATCCAAGCTACCAGACTCATTGCCAACTCTCGTGTTGTGACTGCCAAGAGAGCCCTCTCTTTGGCTTCTCGCGCTACCCTAAGACCTGCTGCCGCAAGACAGTTCGTCAAGCCATTGGTTGCTACCCGTGGTATCAAGCAGATCAACTTCGGTGGTACCACCGAGACTGTCTACGAGAGAGCTGACTGGCCTCGTGAGAAGTTGTTGgactacttcaaaaacgacACCATGGCCATGATCGGTTACGGTTCTCAAGGTTACGGTCAAGGTTTGAACATGAGAGACAACGGTTTGAACGTCATTGTCGGTGTCCGTAAGAACGgtgcttcttggaaggcCGCCATTGAGGACGGTTGGGTCCCAGGTGAGAACTTGTTCGACGTCGCTGAGGCTGTCCAGAAGGGTACCTACGTCATGAACTTGTTGTCTGACGCTGCTCAGTCTGAGACCTGGAACGACTTGAAGCCCTTGTTGACCAAGGACAAGACCTTGTACTTCTCTCACGGTTTCTCCCCAGTCTTCAAGGACTTGACCCACGTTGAGCCACCAAAGGACATCGATGTCATCTTGGTTGCTCCAAAGGGTTCCGGTAGAACCGTCAGATCTTTGTTCAAGGAAGGTCGTGGTATCAACTCCTCTTACGCCGTCTGGAACGACGTTTCCGGTAAGGCCCACGAGAAGGCTCAGGCTTTGGCTGTCGCCGTCGGTTCCGGCTACGTCTACCAGACCACCTTCGAGAAGGAGGTCAACTCTGACTTGTACGGTGAGAGAGGCTGTCTGATGGGTGGTATCCACGGTATGTTCCTCGCCCAGTACGAGGTTTTGAGAGAGAACGGCCACTCTCCATCTGAGGCTTTCAACGAGACCGTTGAGGAGGCCACTCAGTCCCTGTACCCATTGATTGGTAAGTACGGTATGGACTACATGTACGATGCCTGCTCTACCACCGCCAGACGTGGTGCTTTGGACTGGTACCCAATCTTCAAGGACGCCTTGAAGCCTGTTTTCCAGGACCTGTACGAGTCCACCAAGAACGGTTCTGAGACCAAGAGATCTTTGGAGTTCAACTCTCAACCTGACTACAGAGCTAAGTTGGAGGAGGAGCTACAGACCATCAGAAACATGGAGATCTGGAGGGTCGGCAAGGAGGTCAGAAAGCTGAGACCAGAGAACCAGTAAACGCCTACTGGTGCATATATTCAATAGTCAAACCCGAATTGACACGAACACACCCTGTACATTAAGGGGGGCCAGGTTGTCCCCTGTATATATATTTAATAGTCAAGTGAATTGACCGGAGCACAAGTTTACGCTGCGAAACTCGGCGACTTTCACATCGTCGGCGAGTATCCACGCACCGTTGAGAAATGTGGAGAAGTCCTTGAATGGGAACCTTTCTACGGCGGAAGTCCCTGCATGAGCCAAGGGCACTTTGCAGGCGCTCGCTTAGGGGAGCTGTTTAACCAGTCATTGATAACTTTCGCACAGCCGCTTGCGTGAGGATGGCTTCAGAAAAAGGCTTACCGAAGTTTGCCAGTCTATATAGCTAGCGGGCACCGAGGGTGACAGGCGGTCCAGCTAGCGAACCCAATTTATGACTGAAATCTGAGTCTTTATTAAATTTGAGCCAAGGCGGCTAAAGAAACATGATATAACGAGGCGCAATTGGAGAGCAGGAGATCCTCAGCTTCCAGTCGGGGGCGGCTCACCTAAGGGAAAGCTTCTAGAGGCGTCTGTGGAACCTGATGATTTCCGGGTTCAACCATACCTGAATCTTGCGATAGTGGAAAGAGATCGCAGTTCACGAATTCGAAGAACTGCTATAACCCATCCATTATCCTCTTGATCCAGGATTGAACAATGCTGGAGTAACCTGACGCACTTAAACAGCCCACTGGTTCTACAATGACCTCGCACATACAACCGCAGATATGCCTGGGGGCCACGGCTCCTAATTTCACTGCAAACACATCGCAAGGACAGCTGGACTTTTACAGCTACGCCAAAGGCTCGTGGTGTCTATTCTTTTCCCACCCGGCAGACTTCACACCAATATGTACCACAGAAATAGGCGCTTTCGCGCAGCTGGCCGATGAGTTTGAACAGAGAAACTGCAAGATGCTTTGCATGTCAACGAACTCTGCTGAAACTCATCTTCAGTGGATTCTAGATATTGAGGATGTAACCGGCGCCAAAGTCACATTCCCCATGATCTGCGATGAGGACGGCAGGATATCCACTATGTTCGGCATGGTGGACTCCCGCAACTTCGACGAGCGTGGCCTCCCCATTCCCATACGATGCGTTCTGATCATCGACCCGCAGTTTGAGGTCCGCCTACTGCATGCGTACCTGCTGTCTACCGGACGCAACACAGCCGAAATTTTACGGTGTCTGGACTCCTTGCAAGTCGTCGACCAGATGCATGGCAAGGTGATGACGCCCATCAACTGGATACCCGGAGACGACGTGGTCCTGTCTCCACAGGTGGATCAAGAAGACATAGAGCGCAACTTCCCAGAAGCGCGCGAGATCCGTCCATACCTGCGCCTGACGCCGCTGGATATGGACTAGCATGCTTCACGAGTTGACCTATTCGCATATAACACCAGAACGAGGAACGGAACCTGCCTTACGAAACCCAAGACGCGGGCTGACCGGTCTTGCTGAATTTCCCAGCGTCGAGGACGACTCCCGTTGGAGAGTTCTCGCCCACCGACCTGTGCCTTATTAGACGCTGGCGGGCCGAGAATACATTACATAAAATCGCGCGTACGTCGTGAGCCGCGCCTCGAGAATGTCGAGGCTTGATGTTCCGCCCGCAAACACACCGCAACTCGCCCGTACTCGAAAAATCCTACTATAAAATCTACTCatagaaaaaaatttcCTGACACATTCTGTTAGCCGCTGGCCATTGCCGGGAGGACTACCACGGCGAAGAAACCCCTCATTATAATGGTTAAAAGAgccgcttcttcttctgagctaTCCCGGGCTGCGCGCCAAATAATTCCTCGTGCGATTTGCCTCTGATCGCGCACAACTGAAGGTGCGTGCAATTAAGGCGCTGGGACTACGAACTTCGGATCTACGTATGCCGCTGTGCGCTACCCGTGAGACGCGGGCCTCAATGTCTGCGGGCGCGTTCGCACCAGAGCTGCTTCCTCGCGCCGCCCAGGCAGGGCGGCAACATGAAGAGCGAGTTCACCACAATCGTTCCCTCCCTTATGACTGTACACAGACTGCGGGCGCTCCCTGGCTCGCAATTGCGTGATTTTGCCACCCAAGTCCCCTCAGCGGCTACCGGGATCCTCACAAAGGCTAATTGTTGGCCGTTGAAAATGCGCAGTGTATGAGCCGAGTTCGGCAGAAGTCGCAGTGCGCATCGCGTACGAAAAAAGCTGTACACCAGTCGGCCCAAACGTTGTGGCCTTAAGCACATGCCACGGATTTTTTCGTGCAGCCAATCGGCTGTGGTATATGCACAGCCGCTCCTCCGATTTTTTGCACCTGTCGTGATTAGAAAAAGCACAGCGCCCACTATATCCGTTTCCTGCACGTTCTAAGTTATACCACTTTATCTTTCACCTTTCTTTGATTGTCCGCGGCGAAAACCCGCTGCGATTGCTGTTCACTCTATCTGGCGGTTTGAATGTCTAGAAACGCCTCAGAGATGTCCGCACTTTCGCGCGGCGCAGTGCGCCAGCTGTAGCTACCCTACTAAACGGTGCGTGCTCCAGCTGACCCCACATGTGGCTGTAGCTGGTAGAAAAAAAACTGTCGCGCTACTGCCGAGGAAGCTTTCGCGACGGAGGATGTGatacaaaaaaatagcATCATACAGACATGCATACATGGTGCTGCAGCATAATTGTGGGTAAGATGGAGTACTGCTGCAGCGTAATTGTGTGCGAGATTGAGTACTGCGCACCCCACCTTCTCAAGGCCTTCTGGGTATGAGCCGATCCATGCATGCGTGCGCGTTTCAAGTCACAGCGCGTTAGTCGGGGGGGTGGTTGTACTTGTGAAAATAGACATGGTTACTGCGGAGTCGAACAGGGAGAAAATATGGCAACACTTTGTCTCGGCAACGGGGCTCGCTGGTCGGCAGGTAGTATAAAAGGGACCAAGGTGTACATCTGACGCGAAGGACGAAAGCAAGACATCAATCCCGAAAGATACCTAGGGGTGAGCTTACGCGTCTATGCTAGTCATGTCTCAGCTCGAACCCGCCGCACAcgaagaaattttgtatttCGGGAATTCATGGGAGATGCACAGGCAGCCAGAATGCCTCGAATCGAGCCCATCGCTGGCGGAGTCCGCGCCACGCGAGTCGCTTTGGCCGTTTGACCTGCTGGATCAGGACACGGCCTGCCCACCCACTATGCCCTCGCCTCCGTCGTTGGGACCGCCCTCGGCGGCAGTCCGACAGGCAGTGCCAGCGCGGCCCACGATGGTTAAAGCAAACTCTTTCTCGGAGGGCGTGCACGATTTTGACGACATGTCACACTTCCTGTCCTTCGCGTTCGTGCCGAGCCACGCGTCGTTCCAGCATCAGTACCCGCATCAGCATATGCATTCCTACACGCATCCGCATCCGCAACCACACTCGCAGGCTATCTCGCAGGCTATCCCGCAGCCGCGCCTGCACGCGCATACCCATGTATACCAAGACCAAGACAGCGGCGCTGATAGCGCACCCGACTACCATTTCGAGCCGGTTGTGACTAGACACAGCTTTGCCGGCCACGCTGCTAGTGCGGGTCACATTGCTAGCGCTGGTCACATTGCTAGCACAGGTTACACTGCCAGCGCCGGCCACGCTGCTAGTGCCGGCAACATTGCTAGTGCCGGCCGCGCCGCTACTGCGGAATCCGATTACGAGGGCGTGCCCCTTGCTTGGCAAAGTGCGCCATCACAGACCTTCTTCGAGAGTTTCGCCCCTGAAAGCTTATCGCCGGAAACTCGGATTAGGTCTGCTGAGCCGGACTCAAGTCCGCCTGCCTTGCCATCCTCCGCGCAATCCACGTATTTTTCGGACGCCCCGGCGGACACCGCATCCGAACCCTCCAGTGACTTGCACGACCGCTTCTACCAGGCGTTCAACAACCCGACCCAGCGCCCTACGTCGTCGAAACATGAGTCTGTGTACCAGCAGCTCATCGACGACAACCCTCTAATGGAGGCACTCTCGAAGCGAGTGAAACGCGGATACTACCGGTGCGCACACTGTCCCAAAATGTTCTCCAACGTGCTGGAGTACGCAAAGCACATTGACGAGTTTGAGATCCAGCGCGACTACAAGTGCCCTTTTGTGCTGTGTCCTTGGAAAATTCTCGGACTCCCACGCCGGCCTGAGTTGCGGCGCCACTGCGCAATCCAGCACAAAATGGAGATCcccaaagagctcaagtCCACGCTGAAGCTGGGTGAAACGGACTTTCCAATCATGGAATGCACATCCCCTTACTgcgacaagaagttctACCGCCGCGACTCGTATGCACGCCACGTTGCAATGGTACACGATAAAGCCGACAGCCGCTTCAACAAGCGCCTGGTCAAAGTTCTGGCGGAGTGTCCCTACGAGCAAGATGCGTTTCAGCATCGAGGATACATCATGGGCgagatgatgaaaacaaagaagaaaactaAGTGATGCCTCCCCGCACCCGCTAGTTGCATGCACgtgtttcaagaaaacaagcgACACTCACACATCAGTTTTATGGTTTAACCCGCGTCGCGAAATTAACTTTTTATAATAGTCAATATTGCTTTTCAATACACAAACTTTAGGCGTTAAGAGTCGCGGGCGCTGTGCGACAAGGGTTCATCGCTCTGCTGTCACTGTCACTAGGCCCCAAAAATGTGCCTTTCTGCTTCTCCTCGAAATTTCATAATCCTTCACAGGGGTATTGGCCGTTTCTCATCGAAACGTGACACAATGCATGTGAAGTGGGCCCGAACGCGCTTTTCGGCGACCAAGCGTGACTCGCGCGCGGCTGCAAAACTTCGAGACGTGGTTTCTGCGGTTTCGCCTCAAACGGCTATTTGCTTGCCTGACGCGAAGGCACTTTGTGCCTGAAGTTTTCGCCGGCATTTATCGCCGATCTTACATAGGCAGGTATTAGCTGGAAATCAGAGACGGGTTCGGTTCAACGGTTAGGTTCAGGGAGCATCACCTGCATCTTGAACAGTCAGATCAAAGTCCATGGTTACGCTTCTTCACGCATGCGAGTGGATCCTCTCTTCACCTAGTGGAAAAAAACGAGCTGTCAGTGCGAAGTAATTAACTACCGCAGCCACCAAGGCCGTCCGCACAGTCGACACAGCAGGCAAAGAAATACGAGCCGACTAAGGCAGTCTGGCTAGACCTTCGAAGGTCTAAAATATACAACTCATTTTGAATAAAGCGCCTGTCGGCAGATCGGCGGTATCCGATGTCGGCCTGTTAGATGTGCTCGTACTCATCTAGCACCTCAACGGACACCTACTGCCAGGAAACAAGACTAGGCCTTGGCTATCTCTCAACTAGAAACAGCCGGCGCGGATCACAAAGCACCATCGCACACCAAAACGCATTTCCCAATCAGCACCCTGCATAACCGAGAGGTCCTCGAGCTAGGCCCTCGAATTGGCACTCAGTTCCTGCAGGGAATACGAGAATGAAATAAAGGGTGAGCCTCGGCAAATAGCCTTAAAGCCTCAAGGCTGTTGCCACCAACTTTTAAAGTTTGGCTTACGGGGCTACTGCAGCGCTAATCGGGCATCTTAGGGCCTCCATGACTTTCACGATACCCCTGAAATCCGCATATCGGTTACTTCTGTGCGTATAGGCAGCAGCGAAAGCCGGGGGTCCATTCCGGACTCCTGCACCTTTTCTGTTCAGTTTTGAGGCGACAAAACCTCGCCCTCTCGGGTAACGTCATAAGCTACAAAAAAAGCGGGAAACATCTTAAATCTCATCGGCCATATCACTTCAGCAAAATTTCGATCCGATGAGGTTTTGAGGCTTCCTACTAGGTGCGCGAACTCTCTGtgttgatcttgttcaagGGAATAGATGGCGGCGGCTCCAAAGCATTTTCGCGACTAGGCGATGTCCACGAAAGCGTGGTTCGCGCGGCGACCGCGAACCGCGACTAGTCCTTCAAGCCGCGAACAGTAACGCCCGGTCTTTTGGCGTCTCGCGGCTTCGGTGGTTCGCGCTTACACCGTGCTTGAACGTTGAACCCACAATGCCCATCGTGTATGACTTCACATCGTGTCTTATATATAACAAACCCAATCAGCTTCAGAGGATCGTCTTGTTGATTTAGACGCCTTTTGTTTCCTGTCTACAACAGCTTTCCCGCCATGGCTTCTATTGGTAGAGTGCTATACCAGGAGGACTACAGAAAATACAAGATTGTGAAGAGAGAACTTTTAGTGTTCCTAAAAGAGCATCGGCTCGACGCTAGCAGCCCGTCGCTGTTTCTCCTACTATCACACAACACCCATTCAAATGGAACAAATCTTTATTTACCGCTCATGGTTGCCGAGAGATCAGCTGCGCAAAATGCAAGCACTAATTATCGTGTAATTCATCACTTCAAACATCATCAGAATTTCCCCGCAGTAATACAGGATGCCAATGGAAACTCCAATGTTTCAACTAGCATATCAATTTGCTCAACATGCCCCTGGGATCTCGTTGTGCCATTGTTACAGTATCTTCATGCAAGTGCCAGGCCTTCTGGAGATTACTCTCATCTAACTTGTttgcagaaacaaaaaaaattcaatgGCGAAAAGGCGCGAGTCGCTGCCCAAGAATACTTGAATGATCCTAAGTCCTCGAAATCCATTGTCGCCAACAGGTATAGCATTTCTCTTTCTACCCTCAACGACGCGGTCAAGAGATTGAAACGACAACGCGAGGTGAGCGAGGGGCATAACCAGCTTCTAGACTACAAATCAGCGCCAGATCCGTTAAGTCGTAAAAGAGTCGCAAGTGTGGCGCTTTTGAACGTCTTAAATTCGTCGCTTTCtccatcaaagaaaagcagaTTGGTGCCCCATATAAGCTTCAAGTATAATATTCCTGAGCGAACCCTCCGCGACAggctcaaaagctttaaCCCGAGTGTTTCTAAGGCTGCAGAAGGCGTACGGCGCCGCAAGTTATCACCATCTGCGGagcagtttttgacaaCCTTTTACGCGATTTGTAACGTTCAAAACAGTCAGATCACAGTTCAACAGGCCGATGCAATTTGCGAATTGATGGCTGCTACTACCGATTGCCCTGAAATTAAGTTTTTTGACCATGATTTGGAAGAAAACGGGGCCATAAACCTTCCAAGACTTTTGCGTGAACAGGAGACTCGACTGGGTAGAAATTTTGGCTGGAAGTTTCGTCAGCGGGATGGATTTCATTCATCAAAAGCTCGGCAGATAGATTGCAGTAGGCTTAAAGCTTCTGATGTCAACAATATCGCCATGTGGTTGAGCGAAGACGCCTACAAAATCTTAAGTACGACGCCAGCAGAGCTTGTTTTTAATGCCGACGAAATTGGCTTCGGTCATACAATCAACTCAACCAATAGGCATTCTAGGTACGTCAGCTTTACAAACTCTCAAAAGATGCACGGAAAGGGAGTTGTATACAAAGCAAAAGAGGCAGCGACAAATACAAAGACTTTAACAACAGTCACCGCATGCGTTTCTGCGGCAGGTGAGATTGTTCCTCCAATGGTtacagcttcttcctcaattgCAAAGCTGAAAACAGAATGCCACACTTTCAATCCCAGGTTTGAGACGCTAGCTCGGTCAAAGCTACATCCGGGCGTTGGTGAAAATACACTCCTTCTTTTTACTTCTAATGGATGGAACAATTCGAAAGCCTTCTTTGAATACATTAAAT
The Lachancea thermotolerans CBS 6340 chromosome G complete sequence genome window above contains:
- the ILV5 gene encoding ketol-acid reductoisomerase (highly similar to uniprot|P06168 Saccharomyces cerevisiae YLR355C ILV5 Acetohydroxyacid reductoisomerase mitochondrial protein involved in branched-chain amino acid biosynthesis also required for maintenance of wild- type mitochondrial DNA); the protein is MSLRIQATRLIANSRVVTAKRALSLASRATLRPAAARQFVKPLVATRGIKQINFGGTTETVYERADWPREKLLDYFKNDTMAMIGYGSQGYGQGLNMRDNGLNVIVGVRKNGASWKAAIEDGWVPGENLFDVAEAVQKGTYVMNLLSDAAQSETWNDLKPLLTKDKTLYFSHGFSPVFKDLTHVEPPKDIDVILVAPKGSGRTVRSLFKEGRGINSSYAVWNDVSGKAHEKAQALAVAVGSGYVYQTTFEKEVNSDLYGERGCLMGGIHGMFLAQYEVLRENGHSPSEAFNETVEEATQSLYPLIGKYGMDYMYDACSTTARRGALDWYPIFKDALKPVFQDLYESTKNGSETKRSLEFNSQPDYRAKLEEELQTIRNMEIWRVGKEVRKLRPENQ
- a CDS encoding KLTH0G17314p (conserved hypothetical protein), which encodes MTSHIQPQICLGATAPNFTANTSQGQLDFYSYAKGSWCLFFSHPADFTPICTTEIGAFAQLADEFEQRNCKMLCMSTNSAETHLQWILDIEDVTGAKVTFPMICDEDGRISTMFGMVDSRNFDERGLPIPIRCVLIIDPQFEVRLLHAYLLSTGRNTAEILRCLDSLQVVDQMHGKVMTPINWIPGDDVVLSPQVDQEDIERNFPEAREIRPYLRLTPLDMD
- the RME1 gene encoding Rme1p (some similarities with uniprot|P32338 Saccharomyces cerevisiae YGR044C RME1 mediates cell type control of sporulation negatively regulates IME1 and sporulation zinc finger protein negative regulator of meiosis directly repressed by a1-a2 regulator), translating into MLVMSQLEPAAHEEILYFGNSWEMHRQPECLESSPSLAESAPRESLWPFDLLDQDTACPPTMPSPPSLGPPSAAVRQAVPARPTMVKANSFSEGVHDFDDMSHFLSFAFVPSHASFQHQYPHQHMHSYTHPHPQPHSQAISQAIPQPRLHAHTHVYQDQDSGADSAPDYHFEPVVTRHSFAGHAASAGHIASAGHIASTGYTASAGHAASAGNIASAGRAATAESDYEGVPLAWQSAPSQTFFESFAPESLSPETRIRSAEPDSSPPALPSSAQSTYFSDAPADTASEPSSDLHDRFYQAFNNPTQRPTSSKHESVYQQLIDDNPLMEALSKRVKRGYYRCAHCPKMFSNVLEYAKHIDEFEIQRDYKCPFVLCPWKILGLPRRPELRRHCAIQHKMEIPKELKSTLKLGETDFPIMECTSPYCDKKFYRRDSYARHVAMVHDKADSRFNKRLVKVLAECPYEQDAFQHRGYIMGEMMKTKKKTK